The Thermoplasmata archaeon DNA segment AGGGGCGCAGCGCCCACGATGAAAGCAATCAGAAAGCCGGCGATGGCGGACACGATTCCGATGACCAACATTTCCGCTCCGCTCCGGAGAGGCCGGCCCACGGTGCTCGTGGCCTTGTACCATCCGATGAGGAACAGGGCGACCGCGGCGACGAGGACGGACGCAATCATCCCCATCACGATGTCCCCGGGGAAGACGAGGAAAGGCAGGAGCGGGATCAGGGAGCCAAAGATGGCGGCGAATCCGACGAGGATCGCGCTGTTGCGCGCTTGGGCTTTCTCGATCGGCGCGAGGCCCAGCTCGTGGGCCATCATGAATTCGAGCCACGCGTTCGGGTTCGAAACGATATCGTCCGTCACCTGCTCGAGCTTCGCACCCTCGAAGCCCCACGCCTCAAAGATCTCGCGCACCTCCTGCCGCTCGAGGTCGGGAAGCTCCCTCATCTCGCGCTCCTCGCGATCCCTCTCCTTCAGGTAGTGATCGCGGCGGGCCAGGGTCGAGGTGTACGCGACCGCGCCCATGGAGATCGATTCCGCGAACGTCGCGGCGAGCGCGCCCGCGATCACGATCCGGAAGGGACTGGCCATGGCCTGCTGGCGCGCGGCGATCGCGATGCCCAGGAGAACGCCGAGGACGTTTACGAGCCCGTCCTGGCTCCCGAGGATGAAGTCCGACAGGAAGCCGGGCCGCGCGTGCTCCTCCCCTTGCGCGTCCTCCTCCTGCTTGCGCCAGAACGCGAACCGCGTCGACATAGGCCCACCGGCGGTCCCCAAGGGGTCGCGTCATTTAGGGCTTGCGCTGGCGAGTCCGGCATCCGCGGGGCAAACCGCGGCCATTTCGGATAGGTTTTTCAAGGGACCTTGAGATGCCGCGCCGGCCATGCCCGATCCCCCCGAGGCATCCCCTCTGGCCGATTTGGAACTCGCCCTCTCCCTTTCGCGCGCCGATCGAGCGGCGGACGCGGCGCTGCGAGCGTTCCGTGCGGAGGCGTCGCCCGTCGACGTGGTCCGTGCCGCGGTGCGAGCCGCGGCCTCCCGCTACGATCCCGCGGCGGGTCTCGCGCCCCACGCCCTTGCCGCGCTCGAAGCCGCCGGGGGCCTTGCGGACGTCCTCGACGCCCGGCAACGTCCGCTCCCGGTCCTCCAGGCGATTGCCCTCGCCGCCGCGGAGAAGAAGCTCTCGGTGCCCCAGCGTCCTGCCGCCGTGGTCTCCGGGGAAGTCACCCATTTGGGTCGCTCCGCCCTCCTCGCGGCACGGGCCGGTGATCGGCGGGAGCTGGAGGCGCTCTTCCTAGGGATCGTGGACGAGGGCTGGGAGCGGCGCATGGCGGGCGAGG contains these protein-coding regions:
- a CDS encoding VIT1/CCC1 transporter family protein → MSTRFAFWRKQEEDAQGEEHARPGFLSDFILGSQDGLVNVLGVLLGIAIAARQQAMASPFRIVIAGALAATFAESISMGAVAYTSTLARRDHYLKERDREEREMRELPDLERQEVREIFEAWGFEGAKLEQVTDDIVSNPNAWLEFMMAHELGLAPIEKAQARNSAILVGFAAIFGSLIPLLPFLVFPGDIVMGMIASVLVAAVALFLIGWYKATSTVGRPLRSGAEMLVIGIVSAIAGFLIAFIVGAAPL